The nucleotide sequence GTTCGGCACGGCCGCCGCCAGCACCGTCTACGTCACCTCCACGACGTACGGGCACGAGGGCGGCAACGACATCACCATGGCGCTGCTCGACCCGGGCACGGCGAACGCCCCGCTGACCGTGAGCGTGTCCGGCAAGGCCGTCACGGTGCGCCTGGCCACCAACGGCTCCGGCGCCATCACCAGCACGGCCGCTCAGGTCGCCGCCGCGGTCAACGCCAACGCCGACGCGGCCGAGCTGCTCACCGCCAGCACGTACCGGGGCAACGCCGGCACCGGCGTGGTGGCCGCGGCCCCGGTGACCCCGCTGACCGACAACCTGAAGGCGCCGGCGAGCGTGTCCCGCGATCCGTTCCAGATGAAGGTGCTGCGCATCGGCAAGCACCGCGACGGCTCGAAGGTCGGCGTCTTCCTCTACTGCCAGGAGCACGCCCGGGAGTGGGTGACCCCGCTGGTCTGCGTGGAGTCCGCCGAACGGCTGCTGCGCAACTACGCCAAGGACCCCAACACCCGCAAGATCGTCGACGACCTCGACATCTTCATCCTGCCCGTCGTCAACCCCGACGGCGCGCACTACAGCATGTACGACTTCAACATGCAGCGGCGGAACATGACCAACTACTGCCCGGCGTCCAACGCCGACCCCGGCCGCCGCAACGCCTGGGGCGTCGACATCAACCGGAACTTCTCCGTCGGCTCCGTCTTCGACGGCTACGTGGGCGCGTCGGCGACCAGCTGCACCAGCGACACCTTCGCCGGCCCGAGCGAGCTGTCCGAGCCGGAGGCGCGCAACGAGGTGTGGCTGGTCGACACCTTCCCGAACATCAAGCTCTCGATGAACACCCACTCCTACGGCGGGTACTTCATGTGGCCGCCGGGGGCGTACAAGGCCGAGGGGCGCGAGGTGCTGCCGCGGGTCGACCAGGGCACCGAGGCGTACTTCTGGACCTCCTCGGACTACATCCTCTCCCGCGTCCAGGAGTACCGGGGCACGGCGATCTGGCCGGGCCGCACCGGACCTGTGACGGACGTGCTGTACTCGGCGGCCGGCAACAGCGCCGACGAGCACTGGTACAACCGGGGGATCATCGGGTGGGACTTCGAGGTCGGCGCGGACATCTACGATCCGGCGACCGGGCGGTTCAACGCCGTGGGGTTCCAGCCGCCTTTTGCCGAGGGGCACGAGGAGGCTATGGAGTTCGCCAACGGGAACATCGGGATTCTCGAGGTGGCTCGGGCTTATGCCACCGACAAGAGTCAGCCTCGGACTGCGCTGGAGGTCGTCAAGCGGGAGCCGGGGGCTACGGCCTTTACGTTCAGTACCAGTGAGCCGGCGAACGTGTACTACACGCTTGATGGCAGCCGGCCGACGTACAACTCACCCAAGCTGGCCCTGGCCGGGATGCGCGAGGGCGTCCAGAACATCACGGTGAACAGCGACACGATGGTGAACTGGTTCTCGATCGACATCGCCGGCAACGTGGAAGGCAACTACAAGCCGGACGGTGAGGGCAAGAACTTCAACAAGCAGCGGGTGAGTGTTCAGTAGCCTCGCCGCTTGAAGCCTGATGGCCGCCGGCCGGTGGGTCGGCGGCCATCGTACTGTGGCGACGTCTCCTGCATCTGGTTGAGCGAGCCGAACTATGGCGGCGTGCCGCACGGGATCGATGCCAGCCTGTCCGGCCCGGCGGGGCCCGTCGACTACGCGCGCTGACACGACTAGCGGAGCTCGGGAAAGGACGGCGGAGGACATCCACCGACAGCTGCGGTCGGCGTTGGAGATCGGGCCTGCCTCCGCCGGACCGCAGAAGCAGGGCCGCAGGCTACTCCCGACCACCCCTGCCACGTGTGGTCGCCGAGATCCTCGCCCGCGCGGATGTTGCGGCAACGGGTGGCCCGATGCCTGCCACACTGCCGCTGTCGGTCCTTTGGCTGCGGCCAGGGCTAAAATTGCGCAAACCACGCCGAATCTGAAGATCTGCGGTTCCGTCAGGCAGCTTTCCGGAATTGCTCATAACGAACTTCTAGCCTGTCTCGGTCTGGGCGCGCCGCACGGTCCCGAGGCAGCGAGATCAGTCGCCCATGCATCTCCTGAATACCATGACGCAACATAGGGCCATCGACTTCGGCGAGGATGTCTTTGCGTACTTCGACCACATGGTCAGGGCGAATGCCGAGGATGCCCTGGTCGAACGTTGCATGGTGGATCTTGCAAAGAGACAATCCATTCGGGACGATCGGCTCTCCGCGGGGTTGACCATCCGGAATAATGTGAGCAGCCTCAAGGAGGGATGAATGCCGGAGCTGGCACACGGAGCAGCTTGCACCGTACGCTTGCAATACGCGGGCGCGGAAAAGTGGTTGATGGAGCCGCAGCTTTGTTAACCTTTCGACGTAACGCCGCCGATCTGGCTCGAGGAAGGTGCCAGGTTCTATAAGCTTCTGGTCTTCGTCAAGCGCAACTGCAAACTGGAGTTCTTTACGCTCGTCGGCAACCAGCCATACCGGGTACCTTGGCAAATACACGCCAGGGGCAACCCCAACAAACCAGATCAGCGGAAGGTCGTGCTCGTACGCGCGGCGCAGTGCAATGTTTTCCGGATGATTAGGATTGTCGCCACGGTATTTATATCGCAGTAGCCCGTCTTGGCCCTCGCGGTCTTCATACGGCGGTGACTGACCAGGTGGCGTGAACGTCGTACGAAATGACAGGGCGGCGTCCAGTATGGCCGGCTTGCGGATGCCGCGTTGCCGGTCAAGTAGAGGGACTCGAATTCCTTCAAACGTGAATTTTGACAACTCGGCTTGTGTTGCCAACTCCCCGTGACTGTGCGCACGCTCCATAAGCCACTCGCAGGCGGCTGCTCGCAACTTAGCGTCGAAGATTGCATCTACCATGATCCGTATAGTGTCAGCGGCGGCGGTCGCGGTCTGTCCATCGAACGGTCATGAAGTTTCCAGCCGAGGCTCGGGTTAGCTGGAAGGTGCCAGGCGATCCCCTTCGGCAAGGGCTGCCGGATTCTAGACCCCGTTGGGACAAGCTCTCCAGACTCCTCCGTGGCCTTGAGGGCAGCGAGGCGGGGTGTGGAGCATTGTCCGTTTAGGTATTAAATCTACGAAATTCCTTGTCGTGTAGTCGACAGAAGATCGGCGGATTGAGGCTCGACCGCTACATTCCACAGTCTCGCGATCGAAGATCAACCTCGGTTGTCACAGATTGGGTTCCGGCGCTCGTATCGAAGGGGGGCCGACGGCTTGCCGTCGACTTGAAGGGTGGGGTCAACTGTCTACGGGGCGGCTGCCCTTCTTGTCTCGGCTGCCTGCGTCGTGCTCCTTGCAACGGTATTTTGGGTTGCTCTGTGCCGTTTGGGACGCCCTCCCCGCCGGGGTCAACCGTCGCGTATGTGCTTCCGTGACCATGCGCTCGACCTTCAGAAGTCACTCGATGAAGCAGTGAACGGGAACCGATTCCACACTGGTCGCAATGGTTCACAGCGATTTCAATTGGATGGCGTGATGAGAGTCTCGCCACTCGAGTACCAGACTGCGACGATCGACATCGTGGAGGCACTCAAACAAGGCAGAGTCGTGTCCATTGACTTCTCGGCGATGCAGGCTTACGAAGCCGCGCGCCTCGCTGACTTCTGCAATGGGCTGGCGGTGATATCCGGATCATGGATATTCCGTATGGCCGAGAATGTCATTGTGATTACGCGCGAGTCGTAATTCGGAGGGCGATTTGTCGACGGCTGGCCAGCACGAACAGGTGCTTATCTATAACCACAAAATTCGTCAGACTGAGGCGGCACTTAATACAGCCCGGAGGCGGCGCAAACTTTTCTATTGGTTTACTGCCTTCGGTCCGGTTCTGATCGCGGTAATTTATGCCCTGACTTGGATCCCATGGTGGACCTGGGAGCTCAAGCGCATTGTCCTAATTCCAACCTTCCTCGTTGCGCTATCCTTCGGCGGCGCGGCCTATAAGCTTTGGAGGGATCCGGGAGGTCCCCTAGAGGTTGACGGCCAGCGCAGCTGGCGCCCGCAAGAGGATGATCTTGAGCTTCGCCTCGCGCGGCTTCGTGACGAGCGGAAGTTTTTGGTAGCAAGTGCGGAGGGGAGCCTCAAGGTTCGCCGTGTAGCCTATAAAGAGGACGCGTTTTCCGATATTGACCAACTGAGGGATGAGAGCAAGCGCTACAGGAGAGTGAACAACACTTTTCAAGGATTCCTAATCATCGGATCCCTGGCTGCCACCGGCATCGCCGGCATATCGGACAAAATGACATGGGATCGCTGGACCATCCTCTGCATCACTTTTCTTGTTGGTGTAGCGAGCGGATTTATGGGCTACTTCAAATATAAGGAGCGAAGCTTCTACCTCCAGCAGACGGCCGACGCAATTGAAGCAGAGTGGGAAGCGGTAGAAGTGGGGGTTGGGAGGTACAAGCGGATTCCGAGCGAGGAAGAGCAGCTTGCTGAGTTCGTTGAAGAGGTTCACCGCCTCAAGACGGAGCAAAAGAAGCGGCAGCAGAATCTTGAACAGCCGCCTGAATCTCGCAACCAGGCTGAATGACTTATGTCTTGTCGTCCGGGGTCCTCACACCCGGGGCGTGCGACCGGACCTTCGCCGCCGGGCATCGCGAGGAGATGCAGCGAGCTGACCGATCCGGAGCCGCCGCAGCAAAGCAGGCTCGCGCCCGGCTTCGACGACGACATCGCCCGGCTGGCCGAGGCGGAGCTACGGGAGGCCGCGTACGACGCTGCGTGCCCGGCCCGCGGCCGCGCCGTGCACCGCGGCGATGACCGCCGCTGCATGCCTTCACCCCGGCTGTCCGGCGCGCGGTCTACGAGGCACTGCACGAGGGCGGTCCTGCGCCATGTCGGGCCCGCTCACCTCACATAGGGTCTGCTCAGCGTGCCCGACGCAGCGGCCGTCCGGGTCCTGACCCTGGTGGCGGGCAGCCCGGCCGGGCCAGGCACCACGCTGTACGAGGAGGTGCGCCGCGCGGCCCGCCGGCTGCCGGTCACCCCGCGCAGCACTGCGGCCGATGAGCTGGCCTTCCTCCGGATGGTGCAGCCCCACCGGGCTCCCGGAGCCGCAGAGCCGTTGCGGCTGGCCCTCATCCGGCTCGTCACCGGGGTAGCCGTGCGCCGCCCGTACCGCCGGCACGGCGCCCGGTACGGCCATCCGATGCTTCTCCTCGTTGAGCAACGCGGGATGCAGGTGGCGGTACGGGCCGGCCATGACGTGGTGACCGGCGCGCACCTCCTGGCAGCGGTGCTGGCCATGCACGACGAGCTGGTGCGCGACGGGCGACCGGTCCGGCCGGACGTCCACCGGTGGAATCAGGCCGGCGAGATCCTCGCCCAGCACGGCGCCACAGCCTCGGCCGCCGTTCGCGCTCTGGCCGGCCTGCCGCCAGCCGATGACGAGCGGCGGCTCGACGGACTGCCCGACAAGGGCTGGCACCAGCCCAAGGCGCTGCTCGCCGCGCCCGCCCATGGCCGCAGTGAGCTTGGCGCGCTGCGCGGCGCCAGCCTCGCCGCCTTCCGGCGTGGCGACCCGTACGCCGGCACCACCCACCTGCTCGTCGAGCTGCTGGCCGACCCCGCCGGCCCGGCAACCCGGCTGCTGCGTCTCCTCGACGTCGACCCGTCGACTGTCCGTGCCGACGCCCAGGGCTGCCTGACCGGGGATTGACACTCGGGATCATGTGGGATCGCGGGGGAGCGCTGACACCGGTACCGTCCGGGGATGCTCGACGCGGAAGATCTCCTGGCCGGCTTCACGCCTCCCCAGCCGTACACGACGAAAGCCGCCGCCGGCGCTCCCACCTCGCCCGGCGTGCACGTGGTCCTCGACCGCGGCACGGTGGTCTACGTCGGCTGGACCGGGAACCTGCGTAACCGCCTTCGGCAGCACCTGACCGGCAACCGGGAGTCGTCGGTGCTGCACGAGCAGGTCGGACAGCTCCTTGACACCCCAACCGAGGCGGCGGCCAGGCAGGACATCGCCGACTGGCTGGGTCGGTGCGAGGTCCGCTGGCAGGAGACCGACAACCCAGAGGCCACGAAGCAAGCCCTCGTGCTGGCCCTCAAGCCCCGCTTCAACCGCCAGGTGCCGAAACCCCGCCGATGAAGCAGGCCAGCAGGCTTACCGCTGAGAACCAGTGCCAGCCCCTGCCCCCAGCAACGAGCGCCGGCCCGAGCGAGACATGCAAAGGCGCCGAGGATATGCCCGGCCCTTCGCAGCGATGGTCGTACGGGATTCTTGCCTGCCGAGGCCGGGCCTTCTGGTTAATTGCGCCGCTTACCCGAACAGCCAGCGTTTCCGGTCAGTGCGAGAGAGGCTGATGTCGGAGCCGGTGACTCCCTGGGCGCAGCTCGCTGGGCAAACAAGATCAGCAAAACGGGGGATGCGTTCCGACCTCAGACCATGCAGGCTGCTACGGTCTGCCAGCTCGCGGCGCTCGTTGGGGGAGGAGATCGAGGTGGCGAGGCCCTTTCGCGAGGCGTTGTCCCAGTTGCTCAAAGCTCGATTTCCAATCCTCTATATCGAGTCATATGAAGAGCATCGGGTTGTAGCGGAGGTCACCGCCGTCGCCCGCGACGCAGCACTCGTACGCACCCCCAGAGGCGTCTGGACGTGGTCGGCGACCGAAGGGCTGATCCAGCCGGACGGTACGGCGAGGAAGGGCACCTCCAGCCCAGCGGACGCCCTGAGCGCGGCGATGCGTACCGATGAGCCCGGCGTCTTCATCTTCAAGGACCTGCACGCGGCGTACGGCGGTGGCGACCGGCCGCGGGATCCCGAGGTGGTCCGGAGGTTGCGAGACCTGGCGGCAGCTTTCAAGTCCGGCATGGCCGCCCGAACTCTCGTGCTTGTCTCTCCCGTGCTGCAACTGCCAGTTGAGCTCGAGAAGGACGTCACCATCGTCGACTTCCCCCTCCCCACCGAGGTCGAAATCCGTGCGGTGCTCGAGGGGATGATCGCGGCGAACTCCACCAGCGGACGGATTCGCATAGCCGTCGACGAGGTGGGTCGGGAGAAGCTGGCGAAGGCTGCCCTCGGACTCACCCTGCAGGAGGCGGAGAACGCGTTCGCCCGGGCCATGGTGAACGACGGGGTCCTCGACCTGGACGACATCGCCCTGGTGCACGAGGAGAAGCGGCAGATCGTACGCAAGGCCGGCCTGCTGGAGTTTGTCGACGTCGAAGTCGGCCTCAACGACATCGGTGGCCTGGAAAACCTGAAGCGATGGCTGCGGAAGCGGGATGGTTCCTGGTTGGCGGAAGCGGCGGAGTACGGCCTTCCCGCACCCCGCGGCGTGCTGATCACCGGCGTGCCCGGCTGCGGCAAGTCACTGACCGCCAAGGCGGTGGCCGCTGCATGGGGTCTGCCCCTGCTGCGGCTCGACATCGGCCGGGTGTTTGCCGGGCTGGTCGGATCGAGCGAGCAGAACCTCCGCAACGCGATTCGTACGGCCGAGGCCAGCGCGCCCTGCCTGTTGTGGGTGGATGAGATCGAGAAAGGCTTCGCCGGCGGTGGGTCGGCAGGTGACTCCGGCACCTCCTCGCGGGTATTCGGGACATTTCTGACCTGGATGCAGGAGAAGACAGAGCCAGTCTTCGTTGTCGCCACCGCCAACAACATCGAGAACCTGCCGCCTGAGCTACTGCGCAAGGGGCGCTTCGACGAGATCTTCTTCGTGGATCTTCCGACGCGCGCCGAACGAGAGTCGATCTGGGCCGTCCACATCAACAAGCGGCTGACCCGTCCCGCGGTCGCCGGCGAGCTCGCCGTCGGTGGAGGGCTCCTGATGGAGCTGTCCGAGCTCAGCCATGGGTACTCGGGCGCCGAGATCGAGCAGGCTGTTGTCGCCGGCCTCTTCGATGCGTTCTCCGAACGGCGCGCCCTGCGCAAGGACGATCTGACCCGGGCGGTGGTCAACATGGTGCCGCTCAGTGTCACGCAGGCCGAGCGGATCAGTGCCGTTCGGGCCTGGGCTGAGATGCGCGCGGTCGCGGCCACGGCCGCCGAGGACTGGGACCCGGCCGGCGGGATGTCCGCCGCCTCGCCCAGTATCCGCCCCCGCGATCTGCCACCCGGTCACGGTGGGGGCCGGAAGATCGAGTTCTGATGCGAACGACAACATCGAGGGGAGGTGCCACGTGAGCGTGTCACTGGTTCTCGTGCCGCTGGCCGTGGCTGCCGTGGCTGCCGCGCATGGCGCGACGGCTGGCCGAGACAGCGCAGGTCGCATCGTGTGCCAGGTGCAGACCCGCATGCGGGACGAGACGCTACTGGCCGCGGCGCTGCGCGAGAGCAATGCGGTGGTCACGGCCGACGGCAAGGACATCGTGGCGGCCTGGGACCGGGTACGGGCGAACTTCCAGCGCGGGCAGGACGGCGTCTGGTCGGCGCACCTCACGGGCGACATCGACGAGCAGCGGGCCGTGGACATCATCCGTGCCATTGACGCCGGCTACGGCCGGCAGGTCCAGCGCGCCGTACTTGAGCGGCTGCGGGAACGGGCTCCGGCCGCCGGACTTCGCCTGGAGTCGGAGGCTGTCGCGGAGGATGCGAGCGTACGTCTGGTCTTCGCGGTCGAGGGACGGTCATCGTGACGGAGCAGAAGCGGGTCGTGCTGACGGTGACCAGTGAGGGGCTGGTGAGCGCCGAGACCCAAGGCCTGATCGGCGACGCCTGCCTCGACTACATCGCCATCCTCGAAGATCTGCTCGACGCCCGCACCGTCGAGAGCGCGTACACGGCCGACTACAGCAAGCGCACCGTCACCAGCAATCAGGAAGAACGCAATGTCGAACACGCATAACGGTGGATGGGTCCCGGCGCCGGGCGCCCCGAATCAGGTGCCCACGAATCCTGCGGCGAGCCGTGACTGGCGGATCCGGCAGAGCCTGTGGCTACTGCTCCCGATTCTGGGATGCAGCTGCCTCGGCGGAGCCGGCCTCATCTACGTCGGGCTGCGCGCCCGTCGCGCGGCCTGGTGGATCCCGGGCATCGTCTACATGCTGGTTGGCTGGGCCGCGTTCGCCGTGACCGGCGAATCCGATCAGCAGAGTGCGCTGAGCAGCGTGGCAACCGCAGTTGTCCTGGCCAGCTGGATTGCCAACATCCTGCACGCCTGCCTGATCAACCCGGCCTGGCTGCGCTGGCGGGCCAGCCACACTCCCTGGTACGCCCAGCCCACGGCGCCGCCTCCCACCTGGCCCGGCAACCCCTACCCTCCCACCACCGCGCCGCCCACGATCGCCGACCTGACGACAGGCGCGCCGGCGTACTACGGTGCCGGGCCGGCCGCGACATCCGTACCCCAGCAGCCGGCACCGCCCGTGGCCCCACCGGCTCCCCCGTCGCCGCCGGCCACGGCCCCGCGGCCCTTGGACGTCAACGCGGCAACGTTCGAGGACCTCGCCGCCCTGCCCGGCTTCGGAGCGGAGCGCGCGAACTGGGTGCTGGCGGAACGGCACAACCGGCGCGGATTCGGCAGCGTCGAGGACTTTGCAATGGTCGCGAACCTCGCGCCGCACGAATTCGCCCGACTCAGGAACCTGCTGACTTGCACGCCGCCGCCCCAGCCGCCGGCAGGCTATTCGCCGCACGGCCGAGTACTCGATGTCTGATGCCCGTCACCTCCCGCGCACCGTCGCCGACCCGGCGCTGGTGTCGATCGCCAGGTTCGTCTCATCGACCCGCGCCGAAGGGCCGGGCGAACGCACCGCGATCTGGGTGCAGGGCTGTTCGATTCGCTGCCACGGCTGCTTCAACCCGCACATGTGGACCTTCCGGGGCGGGGACACGGCCGCACCGGATGACTTGATCGCCAGGATCATCGATGCCAACACCGAGGGCCTCACGCTGCTCGGTGGCGAGCCCTTCGACCAGGCCGCCCCGCTGTCAACGGTCGCAGCGGGGGTACGCCGGGCCGGCCGGTCGGTCATGACCTTCACCGGCTACACCATGAAGCAACTAGATGATGCTGTGGACGGGGGCCGCGAGGATGTAGCCAGGCTGCTGGCCCAGACAGATCTGCTCGTCGCGGGCCCGTTCCTCGCCGATCACATCGATACGGTCCGGCCCTGGGTAGGCTCGACAAACCAGGAGTTCGTCCTGCTGACCGATCAGTTCCCGGATCTTCTCGTCGATTTCGACTCCACCCCGGACCGCCTTGAGATCACTGTCGACGCCTCTGGCCAGATCGGCGTCAACGGGTGGGCGCAGCTGGAGGCGCTGCACGAGCTGCTGGAGTCCACGGGCCGACCCGTGCGCGGGGGTTGACGCCGCCAGGTGCCGAAGCCCCGCCGCAGGTAGACCCTCCTTACAGCACAATTCGCCAAAGTGTCGGGCTGCGTCGGGTACGTCGTTCCAGGGCCGACAGGGTTTCGGTCATGACTGTTTCCACTCAGACCGGCCGCGTCCGCCGGGCTGCGGCGCTCGCGGCGACCGCCCTCGCCGCGGCGGCCCTCGGCGTCCCCCGGGGGCCCGGGCCGAGGCCGCCGCCAGCACGCTCTCGCTCGGCGACGCCAACCTGACGGAGGTACGCATCAGCCGCGCCCTGGCCGACGGCGTCACCCTGACCCGGATCGAGCGGAGCAGCGAGTCGGCGCCGGCCGACCAGATCAACACCACCCGGGGTCCATGGGTGGTCAACGCGCTCACCATCGACCTGAACAAGGCCCGCGGAGTGGATGTTCCAGCAGGACCGGCGACGGGGGAGCTCTGGTCAGTTCCTTCGTACGCAGAACTCGTTGCCGTCCGGATCGGCCAGCACGACGATGCCGTCGTCACCGACCTCGAGCCGAGTGGCCCCGAGAGAGAGCAACCGGTCGACCTCCGCCTGCTGGTCGCTACCGACCGGAGCGAGGTCGAAGCGCTGCCGGTTCCGCCCCTGCTTCGGGGTCACGGGCGGGCCGCCCCACGCGACCTTCGTGCCGCGGTGCGGTGACTGGATCGCGGTCTCCTCGTTCTGGTCCCATACCAGCGGCCAGCCCAGCGCCTCGCTCCAGAAGAGGCCGACGTCCCGGGTGCCTTCGCAGGTGAGCTCCCCGAGGAAGCCGCACCCGGCGAGGTAGTTGTTGCCGGGCTCGATCACGTCGAACTCGTAGCCCTCGGGGTCGGCCAGGACGACATGCCCCTCCTCGGGGCGCTGCCCGACGTCGAGGTGACTTGCGCCGAGCCTCAGCGCCGTCGCCACTGTCTGCTGCTGGTCGTCAAGGCTGGCGCTGGTCAGGTGGAGGTGCATGCGGTTCGGCCGCACCATCTCCGCGGTGCTGCGGGCGAACCGGAGACCGAGCTGGGTTTCGTGTCCCGGCAGGAGCACACCACCGGCGTCCTCGACGACCTCCCGGCCGAGCATGCCGGCCCAGAACTGCGCCACGCGATCCGGATCGCGCGCATCGAACGTCACCGAGAGAAGTCGCGAGCTCATCGCCCCACGCTAGGCGCGGGCCGGCAGGGCGACAAAGCCATTTGACCGGCACCAAACCTTGGCCGGCGCGACCGCGCCGGGCCTGTCACCGGCTCCCGCCGCACGCGATGTAAAAGTTTCTAGACACGGTGTCAAAGACGCCTTACTCTAGACGTGTCAAGGATTCTTTACATGGGGAGTCGATCATGACGCATGAGGAGAAACGCGCCTGGACCATGCTGGTGGTCGGCGTCGTCGGGTACGCGGTCTACGCGGCGGTCGTCCTGAGCCGGGTCGACGGTGGGCCGCTCTCCGCGACCCCATACGCCGGAGTTCTCCTGTGGACGGTCGGCGGCGCCATCGTCGCGAACATCGTGGCCGAGATCGCGATGGGCGTGGTGAACCCGCGGGCGTCCCGCGTCAAGGACGTTCGCGACCGGGAGATCGGGCGGCTCGGCGACCATGTCGGCCAGGCGTTCGTTGTCATCGGCGCGGTGTCGGCGATGCTCATGGCGTTGGCCGAGTGGGACTGGTTCTGGATCGCCAACGTCATCTACCTGTGCTTCGTCCTGTCGGCGGTGGTCGGCTCCCTCACGAAGGTGATCGTCTACCGCACGGGTGTCCCGCAGTGGTGAAGCCGACCCAGGTCACGAACAACATCCGCGCACTGCGCTTCGCGCATGACGAGATGACCCAGGCCGAACTCGCCGAGCGGATCGGCGTGACCCGGCAGACCGTCATCGCCATCGAGCAGGGCCGCTACTCGCCCTCGCTGGAGATGGCGTTCCGGATCGCCCGCGTGTTCGGCGTACGGCTCGACGACGTGTTCCAGTATCCCGAGGAGGCGGCACCATGAAGGCCATCGTCCAGGACACCTACGGCCCGGCGGACGTGCTCCAGCTCCGCGACATCGGACGACCGGCCGTCGGCGACGACGATGTCCTCGTCCAGGTCCGCGCGGCCGGGGTCGACCCCGGAGTCTGGATCTTCATGGCCGGCCGCCCCTACCTGGCGCGGCTCGCGAGCGGGTTGCGCCGGCCCCGGGTGCCGGTGCGCGGCCGGGACCTGGCCGGGGTGGTGGCCGCGGTCGGCGCCCGGGTGACCCGGTTCCGGCCGGGCGACGAGGTGTACGGCACCTGCCTGCGCGGCTCGTACGCCGAGTTCGCGAGCGCACCGCAGCGGCGACTGGCCCGCAAGCCGGCCAACGTGTCGTTCACGCAGGCCGCCGCGGTGCCGGTCTCCGGGATGACGGCGCTGCGCGCCGTACGCGACAGCGGTGAGGTGCGCCCGGGGCACCGGGTGCTGGTGATCGGCGCATCGGGCGGTGTCGGGTCCCTGGCCGTGCAGATCGCCAAGGCGTACGGGGCGACGGTGACCGCAGTCTGCGCCCCGGCCAAGGCCGATTTCGTCCGCTCCCTCGGCGCTGAGGACGTCCTCGACTACACGAGCGAGGAGGTCGACCGCGACGGTCCGGTGTACGACGTGGTCATCGACACCGGCGGCGACCGGCC is from Micromonospora terminaliae and encodes:
- a CDS encoding 4Fe-4S single cluster domain-containing protein translates to MSDARHLPRTVADPALVSIARFVSSTRAEGPGERTAIWVQGCSIRCHGCFNPHMWTFRGGDTAAPDDLIARIIDANTEGLTLLGGEPFDQAAPLSTVAAGVRRAGRSVMTFTGYTMKQLDDAVDGGREDVARLLAQTDLLVAGPFLADHIDTVRPWVGSTNQEFVLLTDQFPDLLVDFDSTPDRLEITVDASGQIGVNGWAQLEALHELLESTGRPVRGG
- a CDS encoding VOC family protein; the protein is MSSRLLSVTFDARDPDRVAQFWAGMLGREVVEDAGGVLLPGHETQLGLRFARSTAEMVRPNRMHLHLTSASLDDQQQTVATALRLGASHLDVGQRPEEGHVVLADPEGYEFDVIEPGNNYLAGCGFLGELTCEGTRDVGLFWSEALGWPLVWDQNEETAIQSPHRGTKVAWGGPPVTPKQGRNRQRFDLAPVGSDQQAEVDRLLSLGATRLEVGDDGIVVLADPDGNEFCVRRN
- a CDS encoding NAD(P)-dependent alcohol dehydrogenase → MKAIVQDTYGPADVLQLRDIGRPAVGDDDVLVQVRAAGVDPGVWIFMAGRPYLARLASGLRRPRVPVRGRDLAGVVAAVGARVTRFRPGDEVYGTCLRGSYAEFASAPQRRLARKPANVSFTQAAAVPVSGMTALRAVRDSGEVRPGHRVLVIGASGGVGSLAVQIAKAYGATVTAVCAPAKADFVRSLGAEDVLDYTSEEVDRDGPVYDVVIDTGGDRPLSLLRRALAPHGTLALVGGAYTKGPMLSGYDRQMFRAPLLSLFVGQRLRSVSAVERAGDLDELRNLVESGALTPVVDRTYPLAETSDAIRHLRDGHPAGKVVLTI
- a CDS encoding helix-turn-helix transcriptional regulator, which produces MVKPTQVTNNIRALRFAHDEMTQAELAERIGVTRQTVIAIEQGRYSPSLEMAFRIARVFGVRLDDVFQYPEEAAP
- a CDS encoding ComEA family DNA-binding protein, which translates into the protein MSNTHNGGWVPAPGAPNQVPTNPAASRDWRIRQSLWLLLPILGCSCLGGAGLIYVGLRARRAAWWIPGIVYMLVGWAAFAVTGESDQQSALSSVATAVVLASWIANILHACLINPAWLRWRASHTPWYAQPTAPPPTWPGNPYPPTTAPPTIADLTTGAPAYYGAGPAATSVPQQPAPPVAPPAPPSPPATAPRPLDVNAATFEDLAALPGFGAERANWVLAERHNRRGFGSVEDFAMVANLAPHEFARLRNLLTCTPPPQPPAGYSPHGRVLDV